The following are from one region of the Aspergillus chevalieri M1 DNA, chromosome 1, nearly complete sequence genome:
- the HAM1 gene encoding non-canonical purine NTP pyrophosphatase (BUSCO:EOG09264YHS;~COG:F;~EggNog:ENOG410PMXY;~InterPro:IPR029001,IPR027502,IPR002637;~PFAM:PF01725;~go_function: GO:0047429 - nucleoside-triphosphate diphosphatase activity [Evidence IEA];~go_process: GO:0009143 - nucleoside triphosphate catabolic process [Evidence IEA]) encodes MAPLNKLNFITGNKNKLAEVRAILGSVINVENQSVDVPEIQGTIEEIAKEKCRSAAEVVGGPVLTEDTALEFHALKGLPGPYIKSFLDALGLEGLNRIIDSFEDRTAEAVCTFAFCRGPGAEPILFQGRTEGVIVRPRGPTNFGWDPIFEYQGTTYAEMDKEAKNQISHRYKALVKLQHWLAEGQA; translated from the exons ATGGCTCCATTGAACAAATTGAATTTTATTACCGGAAATAAGAACAAACTGGCAGAGGTGAGGGCGATACTTGGAAGCGTCATTAATGTTGAAAACCAATCTGTCGATGTGCCCGAGATCCAAGGAACAATCGAGGAGATAGCCAAGGAAAAGTGCAGAAGTGCAGCGGAAGTG GTCGGGGGTCCTGTCTTGACAGAGGACACAGCTCTCGAATTTCATGCATTGAAAGGCCTTCCTGGTCCATACAT CAAATCATTCCTTGATGCCTTGGGCCTTGAAGGTTTGAACAGGATAATTGATTCCTTCGAGGATAGGACGGCCGAGGCCGTATGTACATTTGCGTTTTGTCGCGGTCCTGGCGCAGAACCAATTCTATTCCAGGGAAGAACCGAG GGTGTGATCGTGAGGCCAAGAGGCCCAACGAATTTTG GATGGGATCCAATTTTTGAGTATCAAGGGACCACGTACGCCGAAATGGACAAGGAAGCGAAG AACCAAATCTCCCATCGGTACAAGGCCTTGGTGAAGCTGCAGCATTGGCTAGCTGAGGGACAAGCCTAA
- the FAP7 gene encoding nucleoside triphosphates FAP7 (BUSCO:EOG09264XPY;~COG:F;~EggNog:ENOG410PKWX;~InterPro:IPR027417,IPR020618;~PFAM:PF13238;~go_function: GO:0004017 - adenylate kinase activity [Evidence IEA];~go_function: GO:0005524 - ATP binding [Evidence IEA]) yields the protein MRESPNVIITGTPGVGKTVHCEQLAQDTGLRHLSINKIAKERNCFETYDQELETWVVDEDKLLDAIEDEVLQGGYLIDWHACDLFPKSWIDLVVVLRCPSTSTHYDRLSTRAYPESKLQENLDSEIFGVLLEEAHESFDEEIVVELNSEKDDDVESNCARISTWVESWKRTQAEN from the exons ATGCGAGAGTCGCCGAATGTGATTATAACCGGCACCCCTGGAGTGGGAAAGACTGTTCACTGCGAACAATTGGCACAAGATACTGGGTTACGGCACCTGTCCATTAACAAGATCGCAAAGGAGCGGAATTGTTTTGAGACTTACGATCAAGAATTGGAAACTTGGGTTGTGGATGAGGATAAA CTCCTGGATGCAATTGAAGATGAAGTGCTTCAAGGTGGTTATTTGATCGATTGGCACGCATGCGATTTGTTTCCCAAATCCTGGATAGACCTTGTCGTCGTCTTGAGATGTCCGTCTACATCAACGCATTATGATCGTCTATCAACAAG AGCATACCCTGAGTCGAAGTTGCAAGAGAACCTGGATTCCGAGATTTTCGGCGTGCTACTGGAGGAAGCCCATGAATCTTTCGATGAAGAAATTGTGGTTGAACTGAACAGCGAAAAGGACGACGATGTAGAAAGCAATTGCGCCAGAATCTCGACTTGGGTGGAGTCATGGAAACGCACACAGGCCGAGAATTAG
- a CDS encoding uncharacterized protein (COG:K;~EggNog:ENOG410PHR6;~InterPro:IPR030456,IPR001766,IPR036390,IPR036388;~PFAM:PF00250;~go_function: GO:0003700 - DNA-binding transcription factor activity [Evidence IEA];~go_function: GO:0043565 - sequence-specific DNA binding [Evidence IEA];~go_process: GO:0006355 - regulation of transcription, DNA-templated [Evidence IEA]) gives MTSARPASVAQASTEALPVHKELPRKSQPRRLEPSLLPLQSIENNSSTTRDYILDPPSSGFQRPSPTKTSSRETGTSHSGQDKLGFVPITAPTPPMFTTDSPTKKAPLNANSHPTSSSAPISSMPQSALFTTFSSVNPEGSSPNENRIVNDLPNDNFADFPEPSYGNKAPLRRTLLEAAPLKERLIKKSPKSEDTSALRLPEPEEMPPIEDDGTKPPYSYATLIGMSILRATNRRLTLAQIYKWISDTFSYYKNSDPGWQNSIRHNLSLNKAFIKQERPKDDPGKGNYWAIEPGMEAQFLKDKPLRRATMSSLPLPAAPQRESACQPQNSSSMASWVVPPPPSYPPPQKVSSKNVDLSSDATLPASDPALQDDTGDEGTNATALRTHPPRSSPPQPIHSSPPVAPPRFSRQGTPPSPSQTAASSAAGPRSKKRKSAPMNDSGYFSSLESSAMRPNKTGHILTSDLDIEPPRIKRGRAEEEIARIRSSSHDISPNHSSRTKDSGVAAGSSPIRGDYVSMLPPPLTPVIKFKKPAKPPPSVSPNTNLRNHRRRIQQMVNSPIKHLGLTDEDLPWSPAFNIQDEAFTPNDNFHSTFDVFADSGVDNISTPARGSPEKRSAKRARLEGGGSGGNALADITSMSVNSRMGASSLSSQKSKGLFDSPSKMPDPGRFIDATHDDFFSFHLFDESPGEVDGVDLLQGFQKIGGASKEEPSKTRTHISRPNFTSRSNTSLF, from the coding sequence ATGACCTCGGCGCGCCCTGCGTCGGTTGCACAAGCTTCTACGGAAGCATTGCCTGTTCATAAAGAACTTCCTCGCAAGTCACAGCCTCGTCGTCTTGAACCCTCACTGCTGCCCCTACAATCCATTGAGAACAATTCCTCGACAACTCGAGATTACATCTTGGATCCGCCCTCGTCAGGATTCCAAAGGCCGTCTCCAACAAAAACTTCGTCGCGCGAGACCGGTACCTCGCATTCCGGTCAGGACAAGTTGGGTTTCGTCCCGATAACTGCTCCAACTCCACCAATGTTCACTACAGATTCTCCTACCAAGAAGGCTCCCTTGAACGCAAACTCACATCCCACCTCGTCCTCCGCACCGATATCATCAATGCCACAATCCGCCCTGTTCACTACATTCTCCAGCGTCAACCCCGAGGGATCCTCGCCCAACGAAAATCGAATCGTCAATGATCTTCCTAATGATAATTTCGCGGATTTTCCCGAGCCCTCGTATGGAAACAAAGCCCCCTTGAGAAGGACGCTTTTAGAAGCTGCGCCGCTGAAAGAACGATTGATCAAGAAGTCGCCGAAATCTGAAGATACCTCGGCATTGCGTTTACCCGAGCCTGAAGAAATGCCGCCGATCGAAGATGATGGCACGAAACCCCCGTATAGCTACGCAACGCTAATTGGAATGTCGATTCTCCGAGCGACTAACCGGCGGTTGACTCTGGCGCAAATCTACAAGTGGATCTCGGATACCTTTTCCTATTACAAGAACAGCGATCCGGGTTGGCAGAACAGTATCCGTCACAATCTGAGTTTGAACAAGGCGTTTATCAAACAGGAACGACCCAAGGATGACCCGGGAAAGGGAAATTACTGGGCAATCGAACCTGGAATGGAGGCGCAATTTCTCAAGGACAAACCCTTGCGTCGCGCTACCATGTCCAGTCTTCCTCTCCCTGCAGCCCCCCAAAGGGAGTCGGCGTGCCAACCCCAGAACTCCTCCAGCATGGCATCATGGGTAGTTCCGCCACCCCCTAGTTACCCTCCACCGCAGAAAGTATCTTCGAAGAATGTCGACCTGTCTTCGGATGCTACTTTGCCTGCCTCTGACCCAGCCCTTCAAGACGACACAGGTGACGAGGGCACCAATGCAACAGCGCTGCGGACTCACCCACCTCGGTCCTCTCCCCCCCAACCAATTCATTCATCCCCCCCGGTTGCTCCGCCTCGTTTCTCCCGTCAAGGGacccctccttctccatctcaaACCGCCGCGTCTTCCGCAGCTGGCCCGCGGTCGAAAAAACGTAAATCGGCCCCGATGAACGACAGTGGCTATTTCTCATCTTTGGAGTCGTCAGCCATGCGGCCAAACAAGACTGGACATATATTGACCTCCGATCTGGACATTGAGCCACCTCGTATCAAGCGCGGTCGTGCAGAGGAGGAGATTGCCCGGATTCGCAGTTCATCTCATGACATCAGTCCAAATCACTCTAGTCGCACCAAGGATTCCGGAGTGGCTGCCGGCTCGTCTCCCATCCGTGGAGACTATGTGAGCATGCTGCCACCTCCTCTCACGCCTGTGATTAAATTCAAGAAGCCTGCAAAGCCGCCACCGTCGGTATCTCCCAATACCAACCTCCGGAACCATCGCAGGAGGATCCAACAAATGGTCAATTCTCCCATAAAACACTTGGGCCTCACGGATGAGGACCTGCCATGGAGCCCAGCGTTCAACATCCAAGATGAAGCATTCACACCAAACGACAATTTCCACTCCACTTTCGATGTTTTTGCCGATTCCGGAGTGGACAATATCTCCACACCAGCCCGCGGATCGCCAGAAAAGCGCTCTGCGAAGCGTGCTCGCTTGGAGGGCGGAGGGTCTGGCGGCAATGCCCTTGCTGATATCACTTCTATGAGCGTCAACAGTCGCATGGGTGCATCATCCCTATCGTCGCAGAAGTCCAAAGGCTTGTTTGATTCGCCGTCCAAAATGCCAGATCCTGGGCGCTTCATTGACGCCACCCACGACGATTTCTTTTCATTCCATCTCTTCGATGAAAGCCCGGGAGAAGTGGATGGCGTCGATCTTTTACAGGGTTTCCAAAAAATAGGAGGTGCCAGCAAAGAAGAGCCATCCAAAACCAGAACGCACATTTCGAGACCAAACTTTACTTCCCGGAGCAACACCTCGTTGTTTTGA
- a CDS encoding C78 family peptidase (COG:S;~EggNog:ENOG410PFM1;~InterPro:IPR012462;~MEROPS:MER1108685;~PFAM:PF07910), with protein sequence MGHQDVDISSCPFCPFFDTDSHFVVEHIEFCHPENGISGTEYGQLTMQPQDAALECQRPSVWDETEFQTDKYVDCPHGCGEVVMNTELSTHLDLHFAEEVAHEDSASPQSGALVEKPDGHRFDDFDDRYSVQDKYAFRTEAGKAHNPRSKTAYHKTTSVGSVKRLGRAELGPHANEKRMPSWLLKMLEKGPKMTQSNQISSDGTLSKHVTIENEASHVIPVLAKLCEQDTSVQRAFLCSPDVRHIFKMPREGGFCGYRNIQMLISYIQEARTPGHEHFQKGLPTILELQDMIENAWDIGFNSVGRVETGGIRGTRKYIGTPEAQALFSSLGIQCEANSLAETKDMRAHDALYMDVAAYFRQACSLGINGKVIVTELGPIYFQHQGHSLTVVGFEIRDNGTANLLVFDPMFRTSQAIKRLVGTSAKVPDPARLLKAYRRGSAYLQKYKLFETLK encoded by the exons ATGGGCCATCAAGACGTGGACATTTCATCTTGCCCATTCTGTCCCTTTTTCGATACGGACTCCCACTTCGTTGTGGAGCATATTGAATTCTGTCACCCTGAAAATGGGATATCTGGCACTGAGTATGGTCAACTCACTATGCAACCACAAGACGCAGCGTTGGAATGCCAGCGGCCTTCAGTTTGGGACGAAACGGAATTTCAAACGGACAAATATGTCGACTGTCCGCATGGCTGTGGGGAAGTAGTCATGAATACTGAGCTGTCTACTCACTTGGACCTGCACTTTGCAGAAGAAGTTGCCCATGAAGATTCAGCATCGCCGCAATCAGGAGCACTCGTGGAAAAACCGGATGGCCACCGATTTGATGATTTCGATGATAGATACAGTGTCCAAGACAAGTATGCATTCCGGACGGAAGCAGGTAAAGCACATAATCCTCGTTCAAAGACTGCATACCACAAGACCACATCGGTCGGAAGCGTGAAAAGGCTTGGG CGGGCCGAATTAGGGCCTCATGCCAACGAAAAGCGgatgccatcttggttgttGAAGATGCTGGAAAAAGGCCCGAAGATGACGCAGTCAAATCAAATATCTTCCGATGGCACACTTTCAAAACATGTGACGATTGAAAACGAGGCCAGTCATGTCATCCCGGTGCTAGCCAAGCTATGTGAACAAGACACGTCTGTCCAGCGTGCTTTTCTCTGTAGCCCTGACGTCCGTCATATCTTCAAGATGCCGCGGGAAGGTGGATTCTGTGGCTACAGGAACATACAAATGCTCATCTCTTATATCCAAGAAGCTAGGACCCCGGGGCATGAGCATTTTCAAAAAGGGTTGCCGACAATCCTGGAATTACAAGATATGATCGAAAACGCGTGGGACATTGGATTTAACAGCGTTGGTAGGGTTGAGACTGGAGGCATTCGTGGAACTAGGAAATACATAGGGACACCTGAG GCTCAAGCCCTCTTTTCAAGCCTTGGGATACA GTGCGAAGCCAATAGTCTCGCAGAGACGAAAGATATGCGTGCTCACGATGCTCTGTACATGGACGTTGCTGCGTACTTTCGACAAGCCTGCTCGTTAGGTATAAATGGTAAGGTGATTGTCACAGAGCTAGGCCCCATTTACTTCCAACACCAAG GGCACTCATTGACCGTTGTTGGGTTCGAAATTCGAGATAATGGAACCGCAAACTTATTGGTATTTGATCCCATGTTCAGGACTTCTCAGGCGATCAAGCGCCTCGTAGGAACGAGTGCAAAAGTCCCTGACCCTGCACGACTTCTAAAGGCATATCGGCGAGGATCGGCTTACCTGCAAAAGTATAAGCTCTTTGAAACGTTGAAGTAA
- the HOM3 gene encoding aspartate kinase (COG:E;~EggNog:ENOG410PFFF;~InterPro:IPR001048,IPR001341,IPR036393,IPR018042, IPR002912,IPR041747;~PFAM:PF00696;~go_function: GO:0004072 - aspartate kinase activity [Evidence IEA];~go_process: GO:0008652 - cellular amino acid biosynthetic process [Evidence IEA]) encodes MENQLLSDSDPLSMANGSPVRARSNWVVQKFGGTSVGKFALNIVDQVVLPSLSEHNVAVVCSARSSSTKAEGTTNRLLRAARDAENAQSQNYISFVDAVRLEHVHVAEEQLKDPEIKSKVIGDINGECERDLKFLEAAQTLGEISPRCVDKVISTGEKLSCRLMAAFLQDRGVDSQYVDLADVIDFPIGSQGLDQHFYNNLATIFGKKIRDCEGKVPVITGFFGTVPGGLLDQIGRGYTDLCAALVAVGTQAKELQVWKEVDGIFTADPRKVPTARLLSAITPAEAAELTFYGSEVIHPFTMEQVIRAKIPIRIKNVMNPKGNGTVIFPDSPAELERTTPGHDPRLFRTRSPTLMQRPKRPTAVTIKHKILVINVHSNKRSLSHGFFAGIFSVLDRWRLSIDLISTSEVHVSMALHSEMPLLNGVGRDEFQIIDEDLKGALGDLQKYGTVDIIPGMAILSLVGKQMKNMIGVAGRMFTTLGDNNVNIEMISQGNSILAYSSLFHTRGKITNWILFLSGASEINISCVIEERDADRALNIIHTSMFTFLD; translated from the exons ATGGAAAACCAACTTTTGTCCGACTCGGATCCCCTGTCTATGGCCAATGGTAGCCCAGTGAGGGCTAGGAGCAATTGGGTGGTGCAGAAATTCGGAGGCACGAGTGTCGGAAAATTCGCGCTCAACATCGTTGACCAAGTTGTATT ACCGAGCCTTTCAGAACACAACGTGGCCGTCGTCTGTTCTGCAAGAAGCAGTTCTACTAAAGCCGAGGGTACCACTAACCG TCTGCTACGAGCTGCCCGGGACGCAGAAAATGCTCAATCGCAAAACTATATCTCTTTCGTCGACGCTGTTCGACTGGAACATGTCCATGTGGCTGAAGAGCAACTAAAGGATCCCGAGATTAAATCGAAAGTGATCGGAGACATAAACGGCGAATGCGAACGAGATCTCAAGTTCCTGGAGGCTGCCCAGACACTGGGGGAAATCAGTCCTCGTTGTGTAGACAAGGTGATCAGCACGGGAGAGAAATTGAGCTGCCGACTTATGGCAGCCTTTCTTCAAGATCGGGGGGTCGATTCGCAATACGTGGACCTTGCCGATGTCATTGACTTCCCTATCGGAAGCCAGGGACTCGACCAACACTTTTACAACAACCTCGCTACCATATTCGGCAAGAAGATCAGGGATTGCGAGGGCAAGGTACCAGTTATTACAGGGTTCTTCGGAACCGTTCCTGGAGGTCTCCTTGATCAGATTGGTCGTGGTTATACGGATCTTTGCGCTGCTCTGGTTgctgttggaacccaggcGAAAGAGTTGCAAGTGTGGAAGGAGGTCGATGGCATCTTCACCGCAGACCCTCGAAAAGTGCCCACCGCTCGCCTTCTGTCGGCGATCACGCCTGCCGAAGCAGCTGAATTGACATTCTACGGCTCGGAAGTGATTCACCCTTTCACCATGGAGCAAGTTATTCGCGCGAAGATCCCCATTCGCATCAAAAATGTCATGAACCCGAAAGGTAATGGCACCGTTATCTTCCCTGATTCGCCCGCCGAACTCGAACGGACAACTCCTGGGCATGACCCGCGGCTGTTCCGTACACGAAGCCCTACTTTGATGCAGCGGCCAAAGCGGCCGACTGCCGTGACCATCAAGCATAAGATCCTTGTTATTAACGTACATTCGAACAAGCGGTCATTGTCGCATGGGTTTTTCGCTGGTATCTTCTCTGTGCTTGACCGCTGGCGGCTCTCCATCGACTTGATTTCGACTAGCGAGGTCCACGTGTCGATGGCTCTCCATTCCGAGATGCCCCTTTTGAATGGTGTGGGAAGAGATGAGTTTCAGATCATCGATGAAGATTTGAAAGGGGCTTTGGGTGACCTGCAGAAGTACGGAACGGTGGATATCATACCGGGAATGGCAATCCTCAGCCTTGTCGGGAAACAGATGAAGAATATGATCGGGGTTGCCGGACGTATGTTCACGACTCTTGGGGATAATAATGTTAATATTGAGATGATCTCGCAAGGTAACTCAATCTTGGCCTATTCATCTCTCTTTCATACTCGAGGGAAGATAACTAATTGGATCCTTTTTCTTTCAGGTGCAAGCGAAATCAACATCTCGTGTGTTATTGAAGAACGAGACGCCGATCGTGCTCTGAACATTATCCATACATCTATGTTCACTTTCTTGGATTAA